In the Prochlorococcus sp. MIT 1307 genome, one interval contains:
- the recJ gene encoding single-stranded-DNA-specific exonuclease RecJ, with protein MACSFSNIGYQAWTLPRPLPEGVFSELDLPEFLKAILVRRGFDDISKVQDILNPHPLPNPMDQYPELYLAKERIESAIKNKEKIAICGDYDADGMTSTALLLKVFLKTHCQAIAAIPSRIDDGYGLNIRMIEELHSKGITLIITVDNGVNAFEAIHLANDLNIDIILTDHHQITNGVPSVLALIHPSTTPLDSPYKNLAGVGLAYILASSIDNSLIESSIQDDLIDLFCIGTIADMAPLTGSNRYILKHGLKNIHRTNCLGLKALYKLCGIKNHVIESETISFQIAPRINAVGRIGDPELILDLFLEDDVLKAMEMAKKCDDINKQRRELSNGVELEATALIEAEEGALSPFILIAQSHWHQGIVGIVASRLVEKYNRPTALLARNKDGNFRASVRAPRGFNVSNALEETSSFLESFGGHPAAGGFTVRPENISRLHEQFNIIADKWYKSTGKFLSCTPDANIKLSDINIELWEHIKKLEPFGVGHTKPLFWSRKCEVINFQELRGGHLKLLISQDKFQLESIYWRAPKNIKLPQYIDIAYHISINEWQGKKSFQLEIRSIREFNEIISIKRKDRIYKCFIRHNKEVVLSNETNEELVFLLNSPYDLITNKDLIGNSYVKSLIEEAKVALGIVS; from the coding sequence ATGGCTTGTTCATTTTCAAATATAGGATACCAAGCCTGGACACTTCCCAGACCATTGCCTGAAGGTGTTTTTTCAGAATTAGACCTTCCAGAATTTTTAAAAGCAATTCTAGTCAGACGTGGGTTTGATGATATTAGCAAAGTACAAGATATTTTAAATCCGCATCCTTTACCAAATCCCATGGATCAATATCCAGAACTTTATTTGGCAAAGGAAAGAATTGAGTCAGCTATAAAAAATAAGGAGAAAATAGCCATTTGTGGAGATTATGATGCAGATGGTATGACTAGCACAGCCTTACTATTAAAAGTATTTCTTAAAACTCATTGCCAAGCTATAGCTGCCATACCTAGCCGTATAGATGATGGATATGGCCTTAATATTAGAATGATAGAGGAATTACACTCTAAAGGAATTACCTTAATTATTACCGTAGATAATGGTGTAAATGCCTTTGAAGCTATTCATCTAGCAAATGACTTAAATATAGATATTATACTTACTGATCATCATCAAATAACAAATGGCGTACCTTCTGTACTAGCTTTAATCCATCCTAGTACAACACCATTAGATTCGCCTTATAAGAATTTAGCAGGAGTTGGTTTAGCATATATATTGGCCTCTAGTATAGATAACTCTCTTATTGAATCATCTATTCAGGATGATCTAATCGATCTTTTTTGTATTGGTACAATCGCTGATATGGCTCCTTTAACAGGCTCCAATAGATATATTTTAAAACACGGACTAAAAAATATACATAGAACTAATTGTCTAGGTTTAAAAGCTCTTTATAAGTTATGTGGAATTAAAAATCATGTTATTGAATCTGAGACCATCAGTTTTCAAATAGCACCTAGAATTAATGCTGTTGGTCGTATTGGAGATCCTGAACTTATTCTAGATCTTTTTCTTGAGGATGATGTTTTAAAAGCTATGGAAATGGCAAAGAAATGTGATGATATTAATAAACAGCGTAGAGAATTGAGTAATGGTGTGGAGTTAGAGGCTACAGCACTTATAGAAGCAGAAGAGGGGGCATTATCTCCTTTTATTTTAATTGCACAATCACATTGGCATCAAGGAATAGTAGGAATAGTAGCCTCACGTCTTGTTGAAAAATATAATAGGCCTACAGCTCTTCTTGCAAGAAATAAAGATGGAAATTTCAGAGCTTCTGTTAGGGCCCCTCGTGGTTTTAATGTAAGTAATGCCCTAGAAGAAACCTCATCCTTTCTCGAAAGTTTTGGAGGTCATCCAGCTGCTGGAGGTTTTACTGTAAGACCAGAAAATATTTCAAGGTTGCATGAACAATTTAATATTATTGCAGATAAATGGTATAAAAGCACAGGTAAGTTTCTCAGTTGTACACCTGATGCAAATATAAAACTTTCAGATATAAATATCGAGTTGTGGGAACATATAAAAAAACTAGAGCCATTCGGCGTTGGTCATACTAAACCTTTATTCTGGTCGAGAAAATGTGAAGTTATTAATTTTCAAGAGTTACGAGGAGGTCATCTTAAGCTTCTAATATCACAGGATAAATTTCAACTAGAATCTATTTATTGGCGAGCTCCAAAGAATATCAAATTGCCTCAGTATATTGATATTGCATATCATATTTCTATTAACGAATGGCAGGGTAAGAAATCTTTTCAACTAGAGATTCGATCTATTAGAGAATTCAATGAAATTATTTCTATTAAACGAAAGGATCGAATCTATAAATGCTTTATAAGACACAATAAGGAAGTCGTTTTATCTAATGAGACAAATGAAGAACTTGTTTTTTTGTTAAATTCGCCATATGATTTGATTACTAATAAGGATTTAATAGGCAACTCGTATGTTAAGTCCTTAATTGAAGAAGCAAAGGTAGCTCTAGGAATAGTTAGTTAA
- a CDS encoding HAD-IA family hydrolase, with translation MRKLKTIFWDVDGTLADTEMQGHRIAFNQAFEKLKLNWHWDVPTYKRLLQIQGGKSRLKYYSKLKGIRLDDDIIKLLHNIKQSYYEQAINTGKVPLRIGVKNLVEELQRLEVNQWIVTTSGKRAVQALIRVSFENNSPFDGLTTNEDVLNHKPHPDAYIKAINDSGAKAENCIAIEDSVQGLMSANQASLPCVLTLSPWNQLFTSKMKKAVAVLNHLGDPKINCTVFHGPCCINQRVTPEYIENLIS, from the coding sequence ATGAGAAAACTTAAAACAATTTTCTGGGATGTAGATGGTACTTTGGCTGATACAGAAATGCAAGGGCATAGGATTGCATTTAATCAAGCCTTTGAAAAACTAAAACTAAATTGGCACTGGGATGTTCCAACTTACAAAAGATTACTACAAATTCAGGGTGGTAAAAGTAGGTTAAAATATTATAGTAAATTAAAAGGTATAAGATTAGATGACGACATAATTAAACTTCTACATAATATAAAACAGTCATATTATGAGCAAGCTATAAATACTGGCAAAGTTCCCCTAAGGATAGGAGTTAAAAATTTAGTAGAAGAGCTTCAAAGACTGGAAGTCAATCAATGGATAGTTACAACTAGCGGTAAGAGGGCTGTACAAGCTCTTATAAGAGTTTCATTTGAAAACAATAGCCCGTTTGATGGGCTAACAACAAACGAAGATGTCTTAAACCACAAGCCGCATCCAGATGCCTATATAAAAGCTATAAATGATAGTGGAGCTAAAGCAGAAAATTGTATTGCTATAGAAGATTCTGTACAGGGTCTCATGTCAGCAAATCAAGCGTCATTGCCCTGTGTTCTTACATTATCTCCATGGAACCAGCTGTTCACATCTAAAATGAAAAAAGCAGTTGCTGTTTTAAACCATCTAGGAGATCCGAAAATAAATTGTACAGTTTTTCATGGCCCATGTTGCATTAATCAAAGAGTTACACCAGAATATATTGAAAATTTAATTTCTTAG
- a CDS encoding DUF565 domain-containing protein, translating to MGYYLGSHITVYFLEEYGQRPLVVLIMIILIEALIRVRSRIKRTPWPIFWLALDNIRVGTIYSVVLEAFKLGS from the coding sequence TTGGGATATTATTTAGGTAGTCATATAACTGTATATTTTCTTGAGGAGTATGGACAAAGGCCACTAGTAGTTCTTATAATGATAATCTTAATAGAAGCATTGATAAGAGTAAGAAGTCGTATCAAGAGAACACCATGGCCAATATTTTGGCTTGCTTTAGATAATATAAGGGTTGGTACTATATATTCAGTAGTTTTAGAAGCATTTAAACTAGGTTCATAG
- the rpmF gene encoding 50S ribosomal protein L32: MAVPKKKTSKSKRNQRHAIWKAKAATAAERALSLGKSVLSGRAQGFVYPMDEGDEDDD; the protein is encoded by the coding sequence ATGGCAGTCCCTAAGAAGAAGACCTCAAAAAGCAAACGTAACCAAAGGCATGCCATATGGAAGGCAAAGGCAGCTACAGCAGCAGAACGTGCTTTGTCACTTGGTAAGTCTGTCTTAAGTGGTCGAGCCCAAGGCTTCGTATACCCTATGGATGAAGGCGATGAAGATGATGACTAA
- the ftsH gene encoding ATP-dependent zinc metalloprotease FtsH produces the protein MTLRSTFKPSYSKLLSDIEAGIIESLTMVPARREVIVVYKDGSSAKVPILQNDQLILQTAKSSDTQLTVKDIRGEQAIASFAGNFAIVMIFIVGLSILIKRSAKIANRTIGFGRSQPRMKSQEDLNIRFEDVAGISEAKEELLEVVTFLKRPEKLIKLGAQIPKGILLVGPPGTGKTLLAKAIAGEANVPFFSIAASEFVELFVGVGASRVRDLFNKAKQKSPCIIFIDEIDAVGRQRGAGIGGGNDEREQTLNQLLTEMDGFTENSGVILLAATNRPDVLDSALMRPGRFDRRIEVLLPDKNGRLDILAVHARSKPLASNVCLNKIALKTPGFSGADLENLLNESAIVAAREEHKDINDKHIDKALERITMGLSTSALQDSSKKKLIAYHEIGHALVAVLTPLADKLDKVTLLPRGAGIGGFTRFRPDEEILDSGLISRGYLYAKLVVALGGRAAEILVFGQSEVTQGASSDIESVSQIAREMVMTFGFSKLGPISLTESRNEVFLGRSLIQNKLNCAESTSKSVDEEVRFLAKSALEKAIRLLSSRRELMDQLVEALIEEETLSCEKFLSLIGTTELTTS, from the coding sequence GTGACCTTAAGATCAACCTTCAAACCTAGCTATAGCAAGCTTCTTAGCGATATAGAAGCGGGTATAATTGAATCGCTTACAATGGTTCCTGCCAGAAGAGAAGTCATAGTTGTATATAAAGATGGCAGTTCAGCTAAAGTTCCTATACTTCAAAACGATCAATTAATTCTTCAGACAGCAAAGTCATCAGATACGCAATTAACCGTAAAAGACATACGAGGGGAGCAAGCTATAGCATCATTTGCTGGGAATTTTGCAATAGTGATGATTTTCATAGTAGGGCTTTCTATTCTTATTAAACGATCAGCAAAAATAGCGAATCGAACAATTGGTTTTGGACGTAGTCAGCCAAGAATGAAATCTCAGGAAGACCTAAATATTCGATTTGAGGATGTTGCTGGTATTTCAGAGGCTAAAGAAGAATTATTGGAAGTAGTAACATTCCTAAAAAGGCCAGAAAAATTAATAAAGTTAGGTGCACAAATACCGAAAGGAATTCTCCTAGTAGGCCCACCTGGTACGGGTAAAACATTATTAGCAAAAGCTATAGCTGGTGAAGCTAATGTTCCGTTTTTTTCTATAGCTGCATCGGAATTTGTTGAATTATTTGTGGGTGTAGGAGCTAGTAGGGTCAGAGATCTATTTAATAAGGCAAAGCAAAAGTCACCTTGTATTATTTTTATCGATGAGATTGATGCAGTTGGCAGACAAAGAGGGGCAGGTATTGGTGGGGGAAACGATGAAAGAGAGCAAACTCTTAATCAATTGTTGACAGAAATGGATGGATTTACAGAAAATTCTGGTGTTATTCTTTTAGCAGCAACTAATCGGCCTGATGTTCTCGATTCGGCCTTAATGCGCCCTGGAAGATTTGATAGAAGAATTGAAGTTTTACTACCTGACAAAAATGGGAGGCTAGATATATTAGCTGTCCATGCAAGAAGTAAGCCTTTAGCTAGTAATGTTTGCTTAAACAAGATAGCCTTAAAAACACCTGGTTTTTCAGGTGCTGATCTTGAGAATTTATTAAATGAATCTGCTATAGTTGCGGCTAGAGAGGAACATAAAGATATTAATGATAAACATATAGACAAAGCATTAGAGCGAATTACTATGGGATTGTCAACCTCTGCTCTTCAAGATTCTTCTAAGAAAAAATTAATTGCTTATCATGAAATTGGTCATGCCTTAGTAGCAGTATTAACACCCTTAGCAGATAAGCTTGACAAAGTTACTCTTCTACCTAGAGGTGCAGGAATTGGAGGATTTACTAGATTTAGGCCTGATGAAGAAATACTTGATTCTGGCTTAATATCAAGAGGTTATTTATATGCAAAATTAGTTGTAGCACTTGGTGGCAGAGCTGCCGAGATTTTAGTTTTTGGTCAAAGTGAAGTTACTCAAGGTGCTTCATCAGATATAGAGAGTGTATCCCAAATAGCTAGAGAGATGGTAATGACTTTTGGATTTTCAAAGCTCGGCCCCATATCACTTACTGAATCAAGGAATGAGGTTTTCCTAGGAAGGAGTCTAATCCAAAATAAATTAAATTGTGCAGAATCAACAAGTAAATCTGTAGACGAGGAAGTTAGATTCCTCGCAAAGAGTGCATTGGAAAAAGCTATCAGACTATTATCATCACGTCGTGAACTAATGGACCAATTAGTTGAAGCATTGATAGAGGAGGAAACATTAAGTTGTGAGAAATTTCTTTCTTTAATAGGCACTACTGAACTAACAACTAGTTAA
- a CDS encoding UPF0182 family protein, whose amino-acid sequence MKSSLKKLSIYFSLGIFTTLLIANLHIEWLWFEQFQLQSIFVKRIILQISYFIVGSLISYLMIKWQLHWKNHCYGEDNSQQENQIRGKNYGCSLIIGLSSIAISLILMFLVAWVSIVNPLTTPYWWTYIVNIDQTVTFVTSILSFTLLLLLINRKGVLYLQTIYSILFITIFTRSWGVWSLALNISPTGINEPLFGSDISFGLAIYPALVFVFTLITLLLTSTLGLSGWIYLTSMSRFSDWAAPILSERSKNLLRPIIATLILNILSITWLSRHQFLWTQRGIVPGAGWLDIHFNIPLRVLSSLFLIFLLINLIPINYKRKKNIRIISTFLFLTSIIGELILTPILEWIVVRPRELKLESPYLERAIKATRNAFQLDSIKTKLINPNSRITKRDLLLGESTLKNIRLWDSQPLLDTNRQLQQLRQYYRFTNVAIDRYRLKSSSIDRQQVMITARELDHNQLPKSSRTWLNKHFVFTHGYGFTVSPINTKAQDGLPEYFISDLGESAKIQGSKFLNITKEDVKSSLPIGKAAIYYGMLPSSYVIAPSNIKELDYPQGDKNIFNHYEGKGGVPLRNLLQRLSAAIYLKEPRLLNTGSLTPNSKLLLKREVRQRVKAIAPFLDIIGEPYLISISIPETSKDFDNNQKQYWIVEGYTNSVTYPYAAKLPDGNPIRYIRNSVKAVIDSYNGSIQMYISEPKDPLIKAWSDIFPRLFKPINEMPVEVKEHLRVPIELFNLQVQQILRYHVTDARTFYNGDDLWQVPMELYGSTEIPVEPYHITAQLGDNNASEFLLLQPLSPLARPNLAAWLAARNDGENYGKLVLLKFPSDTTIFGPEQIQALINQNPSISQQFSLWDRAGSEVIQGNLLVLPVGEALLYVEPVYLKASMGGLPTLTRIVVSDGKRISMAETLSEGIKDLLNQFNNEEERR is encoded by the coding sequence ATGAAAAGTAGTCTTAAAAAATTATCTATTTACTTCTCTTTGGGTATTTTTACAACCTTATTAATTGCCAATTTACATATTGAATGGCTTTGGTTTGAACAGTTTCAATTACAATCCATCTTTGTCAAACGAATAATTCTCCAAATTAGTTACTTTATAGTTGGAAGTTTAATTTCATACTTAATGATAAAATGGCAATTACATTGGAAAAATCATTGCTACGGAGAAGACAATAGCCAACAAGAGAATCAAATAAGAGGCAAAAATTATGGTTGCTCCTTGATAATAGGATTATCTTCAATAGCTATCTCATTAATATTAATGTTTTTAGTAGCTTGGGTTTCTATTGTAAATCCATTGACAACTCCATATTGGTGGACATATATAGTAAATATAGACCAAACAGTTACTTTTGTAACCTCGATTCTTAGTTTTACACTTCTTTTACTTCTCATTAATAGAAAAGGAGTTCTATACCTTCAAACTATTTATTCAATATTGTTCATAACTATATTTACACGCTCATGGGGAGTCTGGTCCCTTGCATTGAATATTTCACCAACTGGTATAAATGAACCTCTCTTCGGTTCTGACATAAGCTTTGGATTAGCAATATATCCAGCTTTGGTATTTGTATTTACATTAATTACTCTATTATTAACCTCAACATTAGGTCTATCTGGTTGGATATACCTAACATCAATGAGTAGATTTTCTGACTGGGCTGCCCCTATATTATCCGAAAGATCTAAGAACCTGCTTAGGCCAATAATTGCCACATTAATTCTAAACATTCTTTCAATAACATGGCTATCTAGACATCAATTTCTTTGGACTCAGAGGGGAATTGTTCCTGGAGCCGGTTGGTTAGATATTCATTTTAATATTCCATTAAGAGTTTTATCCTCATTGTTTTTGATTTTCTTACTAATCAACCTAATACCTATTAATTATAAGAGGAAAAAAAACATAAGAATTATATCTACATTTCTATTTCTTACCAGTATAATAGGCGAACTAATTCTTACACCTATTTTAGAGTGGATAGTAGTACGTCCGAGAGAACTGAAGTTAGAAAGTCCATATTTAGAAAGAGCCATAAAGGCGACAAGAAATGCATTCCAATTAGATTCTATAAAAACTAAGTTAATCAATCCAAATTCTAGGATCACAAAAAGAGATTTATTATTAGGAGAAAGCACACTAAAGAACATACGTCTATGGGATAGTCAACCTTTGCTAGATACCAATAGGCAACTTCAGCAATTAAGACAATATTATAGATTTACAAATGTAGCTATAGATAGATATCGACTAAAAAGTAGTTCTATTGATAGGCAACAAGTCATGATTACAGCAAGAGAACTAGATCATAATCAGTTACCTAAAAGTTCCAGAACCTGGCTAAATAAGCACTTTGTATTTACTCATGGATATGGGTTTACTGTAAGTCCTATTAATACCAAAGCTCAGGATGGACTACCAGAATATTTTATTAGTGATTTAGGCGAATCCGCCAAAATACAAGGTAGTAAATTTTTGAATATCACTAAAGAAGATGTAAAGAGTTCATTACCAATTGGAAAAGCAGCTATTTATTATGGAATGCTGCCATCTTCTTATGTGATTGCACCCTCAAATATTAAAGAGTTAGATTACCCTCAAGGAGACAAGAATATCTTCAATCACTATGAAGGCAAAGGAGGAGTTCCCCTCCGTAATCTTTTACAAAGATTAAGTGCGGCAATATATCTAAAAGAACCACGACTTCTAAATACTGGATCTTTGACACCAAATTCTAAGCTGTTGTTAAAAAGAGAAGTACGACAAAGGGTAAAAGCAATTGCTCCTTTTTTAGATATAATAGGTGAACCTTATTTAATTTCAATATCAATACCAGAAACATCAAAGGACTTCGATAATAATCAAAAACAATATTGGATTGTAGAAGGCTATACAAATTCTGTTACTTATCCATATGCAGCAAAGCTTCCTGATGGCAACCCAATTAGATATATAAGAAATTCAGTAAAAGCTGTTATTGATTCCTATAATGGAAGTATTCAGATGTATATAAGTGAGCCTAAGGATCCCTTAATTAAGGCATGGAGTGATATCTTTCCACGCTTATTTAAACCAATAAATGAAATGCCAGTAGAAGTTAAGGAACATCTAAGAGTACCTATTGAGTTGTTCAATCTACAAGTTCAGCAGATACTTCGTTATCATGTTACAGATGCTCGCACTTTTTACAATGGTGATGATTTATGGCAAGTTCCAATGGAGCTTTATGGGTCCACTGAAATACCAGTAGAGCCTTATCATATAACTGCTCAATTAGGTGATAATAATGCTTCAGAATTTCTACTTTTACAGCCATTAAGTCCATTAGCAAGACCAAATTTAGCAGCTTGGTTAGCGGCCAGAAATGACGGAGAAAACTATGGAAAGTTGGTACTTCTAAAATTTCCTAGTGATACAACTATATTTGGTCCTGAACAAATACAAGCACTAATCAATCAAAATCCATCAATTAGTCAACAATTCAGCCTATGGGATAGAGCAGGTTCAGAAGTAATTCAAGGAAATCTCCTTGTACTGCCTGTAGGTGAAGCATTACTTTATGTTGAACCAGTTTATCTGAAAGCTAGTATGGGGGGATTGCCCACACTAACAAGAATTGTTGTTAGTGATGGGAAAAGAATCTCAATGGCTGAAACTCTATCTGAAGGAATTAAGGATTTATTGAATCAATTTAATAATGAGGAGGAAAGAAGGTGA
- a CDS encoding peroxiredoxin, protein MTDNTCLRVGQKAPEFTATAVYDQDFKEVSLSQYKGKYVVLFFYPLDFTFVCPTEITAFSDRYTEFSSKNTEVLGVSVDSQFSHLAWVQTPRNQGGLGDINYPLIADLKKEISTAYNVLDENEGVALRGLFIIDPDGVIMHSTINNLPVGRNVDETLRVLQAFQYVQENPDEVCPANWTPGDKTMKPDPVGSKEFFSTIE, encoded by the coding sequence ATGACTGACAACACTTGCCTTCGTGTAGGCCAAAAAGCACCTGAATTCACAGCTACAGCTGTCTACGATCAGGATTTTAAGGAAGTAAGCCTTTCTCAATACAAAGGTAAGTACGTAGTACTCTTTTTCTATCCACTAGACTTTACATTTGTATGCCCTACTGAAATTACTGCTTTCAGTGACAGATATACAGAATTCAGTTCTAAAAATACTGAAGTACTAGGGGTATCAGTCGATAGTCAGTTTAGTCATTTGGCCTGGGTGCAAACACCACGAAATCAAGGAGGTTTAGGTGATATTAACTATCCATTGATTGCAGATCTGAAAAAAGAAATATCAACAGCATATAATGTTTTAGATGAAAATGAAGGTGTGGCTCTTCGTGGCCTTTTCATTATCGATCCTGATGGTGTAATAATGCATTCCACAATCAATAATCTACCTGTAGGTAGAAATGTTGATGAGACTTTAAGAGTCTTACAAGCGTTTCAATACGTTCAAGAAAATCCAGATGAAGTTTGTCCAGCTAACTGGACTCCAGGTGATAAAACAATGAAGCCAGACCCTGTAGGCAGTAAAGAATTCTTTAGTACCATTGAATAA
- a CDS encoding tRNA (cytidine(34)-2'-O)-methyltransferase, with protein MKNYTNTYPLSVALFEPRIPQNTGNIARTCAAFNLPLHLIKPLGFSIEDKFLKRAGLDYWPYMNITVHQNFELFNQSLSSSNRLIGFSKSAESTLDKLKFTLGDILLFGREDLGLPDTTRCMCHKIMSIPMPGGVDPNTNLGVRSLNLASAVAIAAYEGCLNLDLL; from the coding sequence ATGAAAAACTATACAAATACATACCCTTTAAGTGTTGCACTTTTCGAACCAAGAATTCCTCAAAACACAGGAAATATAGCTAGAACGTGTGCTGCTTTCAATCTTCCATTGCACCTAATAAAGCCATTAGGCTTTAGTATAGAAGATAAGTTTCTAAAACGTGCTGGCCTAGATTATTGGCCATATATGAACATTACAGTACATCAAAACTTTGAGTTATTCAATCAATCATTATCATCTTCAAATAGGCTAATAGGCTTTAGCAAGTCTGCAGAGTCAACTCTTGATAAATTAAAATTTACTCTAGGAGATATTTTACTTTTTGGAAGAGAAGACCTTGGATTGCCTGATACCACTCGCTGTATGTGTCATAAAATCATGTCAATACCTATGCCAGGAGGAGTTGATCCAAATACTAACTTAGGAGTAAGAAGTCTAAATTTAGCAAGTGCAGTTGCTATAGCAGCTTATGAAGGTTGTTTAAATTTAGACTTATTATAG
- a CDS encoding bifunctional adenosylcobinamide kinase/adenosylcobinamide-phosphate guanylyltransferase, producing MKEGQFSGEHNQLMQPLKILVSGPSRSGKSIWAEKLIHNFKDITYVATAVDNITDADMHQRIKLHRLRRPKEWQLLEYSKKSENILTQLSSRNIIFDSLGGFVSLHINEENINWSNKSRDFVMNFRNHNKHYIIVIEETGWGVVPPTRLGGLFRDRLGLLAQELENYSQQSWLVVQGRAIDLHKISVPIS from the coding sequence ATGAAGGAAGGACAATTTTCAGGAGAGCATAATCAATTAATGCAACCGTTAAAAATTCTTGTTTCAGGTCCAAGTCGCAGCGGAAAGAGTATATGGGCAGAAAAACTAATACATAATTTCAAAGACATCACATATGTCGCCACAGCTGTAGATAATATCACTGATGCTGATATGCATCAACGTATAAAATTACACAGGCTACGCCGTCCTAAAGAGTGGCAACTATTAGAATATTCAAAAAAATCTGAAAATATACTAACTCAACTATCCTCCCGGAATATAATTTTTGACTCTTTAGGTGGCTTTGTCTCGTTACACATAAATGAAGAAAATATAAATTGGAGTAATAAATCTAGAGATTTTGTAATGAATTTTAGAAATCATAATAAACATTACATCATAGTTATTGAAGAGACTGGCTGGGGTGTAGTTCCACCAACAAGACTTGGTGGATTATTTAGAGATAGACTTGGACTTTTAGCTCAAGAACTCGAAAATTATTCTCAACAGAGTTGGTTAGTTGTCCAAGGAAGAGCTATTGATTTACATAAGATAAGTGTCCCCATCTCATGA
- a CDS encoding cofactor assembly of complex C subunit B, whose protein sequence is MPITAKSSLITGLIFLMLTVLNAVLAEKIDPSFQRAEVLAGLASICLMLVAFLWTDVKSNKQSRKINNSEQGIYIDKKLNNNIRKELAWGSHQFLTATPAITILVYWDNNVIIRRGIISSSIFNPGKICLKAQESNQLISLPNTKLFPGRYEFDSVLVGLSCVLVYPLKDRGLVILGGLSERCFTKSDEKWVIGWSDRLTELLINSTQ, encoded by the coding sequence ATGCCAATTACAGCTAAGTCTTCCCTAATAACCGGATTAATATTTTTGATGTTGACAGTACTTAATGCCGTTCTAGCCGAAAAAATAGATCCTAGTTTTCAACGAGCCGAAGTTTTAGCAGGTTTGGCTTCTATCTGTTTAATGCTTGTAGCTTTTTTGTGGACAGATGTTAAATCAAACAAACAATCCAGAAAAATCAATAATTCAGAGCAAGGTATTTACATTGATAAAAAATTAAACAATAATATTCGAAAAGAATTAGCTTGGGGAAGTCATCAATTTCTAACTGCAACTCCCGCTATAACAATACTTGTATATTGGGACAACAATGTAATTATTCGCAGAGGAATAATAAGTTCTAGTATCTTTAATCCAGGAAAGATATGCTTAAAAGCTCAGGAAAGTAACCAATTAATATCTCTTCCTAATACAAAACTCTTCCCAGGTAGATATGAATTTGATTCCGTTTTAGTAGGCCTATCATGTGTATTAGTCTATCCACTTAAAGATAGGGGATTGGTAATATTAGGTGGATTAAGTGAACGATGCTTTACTAAATCTGATGAAAAATGGGTAATTGGATGGTCTGACAGGTTGACAGAATTATTAATCAATTCGACTCAATAA